A single Antechinus flavipes isolate AdamAnt ecotype Samford, QLD, Australia chromosome 5, AdamAnt_v2, whole genome shotgun sequence DNA region contains:
- the PMCH gene encoding pro-MCH: MGFSSYMLILTLSFFSQAFLLSASKSMRTVEDDALLTPFGLGKSLQKEDVADKSGAVPSLEHYKSEEGGFINEEESRNPKNVGFKHSFLNRGLPLNLALKQLPYLALKGSVAFPADNGVQNIESTQERREIGDEENSVKFPIGRRDFDMLRCMLGRVYRPCWQV, translated from the exons ATGGGTTTCTCATCCTACATGCTCATACtaactttgtcttttttctcccaaGCATTTTTGCTTTCAGCATCAAAGTCCATGAGAACCGTTGAGGACGACGCGCTCCTGACTCCATTTggcctgggcaaatcccttcagAAGGAAGACGTGGCAGACAAATCTGGAGCTGTGCCTTCCCTTGAACATTATAAATCCGAGGAGGGTGGTTTTATCAATGAAGAGGAGAGCAGAAATCCAAAG aaTGTAGGCTTCAAACATAGTTTCTTAAACCGTGGTCTGCCGTTGAACCTAGCTCTTAAGCAGCTCCCTTATCTTGCACTGAAGGGATCAGTGGCTTTTCCAGCTGACAATGGAGTTCAGAATATTGAATCAAcacaggaaaggagagagattggGGATGAAGAAAACTCAGTTAAATTTCCAATAGGAAGGAGAGATTTTGACA tGCTCAGATGCATGCTGGGAAGAGTCTATCGACCTTGTTGGCAAGTCTGA